In Helianthus annuus cultivar XRQ/B chromosome 3, HanXRQr2.0-SUNRISE, whole genome shotgun sequence, a single window of DNA contains:
- the LOC110929239 gene encoding uncharacterized protein LOC110929239 — MAQKIYFLSLLAILAALQLATAVDYTVTNRAAATPGGVKFNNNIGVTYTKQTLASATSFIWNTFQQNTQSDRKNVASVNVFIDDMDGVAYTSNNEIHVSARYIQGYSGDVKTEITGVLYHEMTHVWQWNGNRQAPGGLIEGIADYVRLKAGYAPSHWVRPGQGNRWDQGYDVTARFLDYCNGLRGGFVAQLNKKMRNGYNNSFFVELLGKTVDQLWAEYKAKYKA, encoded by the coding sequence ATGGCTCAAAAGATCTACTTTCTCTCACTCCTTGCAATCCTAGCAGCCTTACAACTGGCTACGGCCGTGGACTACACAGTCACCAACCGGGCTGCAGCTACCCCTGGTGGTGTCAAGTTCAACAATAACATCGGGGTCACATACACCAAACAAACTTTAGCCTCAGCAACAAGCTTTATATGGAACACATTCCAACAAAACACACAAAGTGACAGAAAGAATGTAGCAAGCGTAAATGTGTTCATTGATGACATGGATGGTGTTGCATATACCTCCAACAACGAGATTCATGTCAGTGCACGATACATTCAGGGGTACTCTGGTGATGTCAAGACTGAGATCACCGGAGTACTTTATCATGAGATGACACATGTTTGGCAGTGGAACGGTAATCGTCAAGCTCCAGGTGGATTGATTGAAGGAATTGCGGATTATGTGAGGTTAAAGGCTGGGTACGCACCTAGCCATTGGGTTCGGCCCGGACAGGGAAATCGATGGGACCAAGGGTACGATGTGACGGCTCGATTCCTCGACTATTGTAATGGTCTTAGAGGTGGGTTTGTTGCCCAACTTAATAAGAAGATGAGGAATGGTTATAACAATAGCTTTTTTGTTGAGTTGTTAGGAAAGACGGTTGATCAACTATGGGCCGAATACAAAGCTAAATATAAAGCTTAA